Below is a genomic region from Caloranaerobacter sp. TR13.
ACTGTAGAAGAGTCATGTGGTAAATGTACTCCATGTCGTGAAGGTACAAAGAGGATGTTAGAGATATTAGAGAGAATAACTAATGGTAAAGGTAAGCCTGGAGATATAGAGAAGTTAGAGAGCTTAGCTGAAACTATAAAATCAGCGTCATTATGTGGATTAGGGCAGACAGCGCCTAACCCAGTATTATCAACATTAAAGTATTTCAGACATGAATATGAAGCACACGTAAATGAAAAGAGATGTCCATCTGGTTCATGTAAGGCATTATTACAATACTATATAACAGAAAAATGTGTTGGATGCACTAAATGTGCTAAACAATGTCCAGTATCATGCATAAGTGGTAAAGTTAAAGAAAGACATATTATAGATCAAGATAAATGTATTAAGTGCGGTGCTTGTCAAGCTGCATGTCCATTTGATGCAATAATTATGAAGTAACCTTTAGGGGGAATAGATTATGAAGAATATAACTTTAACAATAGATGGACGTAAAGTAACTGTAC
It encodes:
- a CDS encoding DUF362 domain-containing protein: TVEESCGKCTPCREGTKRMLEILERITNGKGKPGDIEKLESLAETIKSASLCGLGQTAPNPVLSTLKYFRHEYEAHVNEKRCPSGSCKALLQYYITEKCVGCTKCAKQCPVSCISGKVKERHIIDQDKCIKCGACQAACPFDAIIMK